From a region of the Eulemur rufifrons isolate Redbay chromosome 7, OSU_ERuf_1, whole genome shotgun sequence genome:
- the LOC138385830 gene encoding serine protease 44-like, with amino-acid sequence MAFPGDGSLGLLAWLLLLQPGLGEAQAGGAGAQGGPAPLSLSRLPSGGGGQDLGAGRRQPPPVEAPGSPAAPQSRGSTVSPNLVAFTPACGQRAMRIVGGSPAPERKWPWQVSLQTNDKHICGGSLITNRWVMTAAHCIYGHLEYTVKMGDTNVKHHSTSAVAVPVEDIVIHQYYSSLTLHNDIALALLAFPVNYSTHIQPVCLPEKTFMVKTDTECWVTGWGKLNQKEVPVELQEAELNIIRHENCSEILRAKKGSVGQLVKEGMVCGYNAQGKDACQGDSGGPLVCELNDTWIQVGIVSWGIGCSLKGIPAVYTEVSFYKDWVISRLSQASCMDSEGFLVLFLCLVQPLDILGSMFNLQVSVGFSGHLFAGPSVLSCRILLQLLLLLLPPTLSSGEVGASAATVRPFCCSPSPLNPGLLRLQLPAQHWGGGLASECGHPALLIPAALVFWKVLSLFPAPPSSLLRVNSLGIELPFT; translated from the exons ATGGCGTTCCCGGGCGACGGCTCCCTGGGCCTCCTGGCTTGGCTGTTGCTCCTCCAGCCCGGGCTCGgcgaggcccaggcgggtggggCGGGGGCGCAGGGAGGGCCGGCACCGCTCTCACTCTCGCGTCTCCCGTCAGGGGGCGGCGGCCAGGACCTCGGAGCAGGCAGGCGGCAGCCACCCCCTGTAGAGGCTCCGGGGTCCCCCGCTGCCCCCCAATCCAGGGGGAGCACAGTGTCACCTAATTTGGTGGCATTTACCCCAG CGTGTGGCCAGAGGGCTATGAGGATAGTTGGTGGAAGTCCTGCCCCGGAGAGGAAATGGCCCTGGCAGGTGAGCCTGCAGACCAATGATAAACATATCTGCGGAGGCTCCCTGATCACCAACCGGTGGGTGATGACTGCAGCCCACTGCATATATGG CCATCTGGAATACACCGTGAAGATGGGAGACACAAACGTGAAGCATCACTCCACATCTGCAGTTGCGGTCCCAGTTGAAGACATTGTTATCCACCAATATTATAGTTCCCTTACCCTTCACAATGACATTGCCCTTGCTCTGCTCGCCTTCCCTGTGAATTACTCCACACACATCCAGCCTGTGTGCCTCCCTGAAAAGACTTTCATGGTGAAAACGGATACAGAGTGCTGGGTGACTGGATGGGGCAAACTAAACCAAAAAG AAGTGCCAGTTGAgcttcaggaggctgagctgaACATTATTCGTCATGAGAACTGTTCAGAGATACTCAGGGCAAAGAAAGGAAGCGTTGGTCAACTGGTCAAAGAAGGGATGGTCTGTGGCTATAATGCCCAAGGAAAAGATGCCTGCCAG ggAGATTCTGGGGGGCCCCTGGTCTGTGAATTAAATGACACGTGGATCCAGGTGGGGATTGTGAGCTGGGGCATCGGCTGCAGTTTGAAAGGAATTCCTGCAGTTTATACGGAAGTTAGTTTCTATAAGGATTGGGTTATTAGTCGCCTGAGTCAAGCTTCCTGCATGGACTCAGAAGGCTTCCTCGTTCTGTTCCTGTGTCTGGTGCAGCCTCTGGACATCCTG GGGTCCATGTTTAACCTCCAGGTATCAGTGGGCTTCAGTGGACA CCTCTTCGCTGGGCCCTCAGTGCTGAGCTGCCGAatcctgctgcagctgctgctcctgctgctcccGCCAACGCTGAGCTCGGGTGAGGTGGGCGCCTCCGCAGCCACTGTCCGTCCCTTCTGCTGCTCCCCTTCCCCCCTGAACCCCGGCCTGCTCCGCCTCCAGCTCCCTGCCCAGCATTGGGGCGGGGGCCTGGCCTCGGAGTGCG GCCACCCTGCTCTGCTCATCCCTGCTGCACTGGTGTTCTGGAAGGTGCTGTCTCTGTTTCCTGCTCCTCCGTCTTCACTGCTCCGCGTGAACTCACTGGGCATTGAGCTGCCATTTACGTGA
- the LOC138386860 gene encoding putative serine protease 45, whose amino-acid sequence MTRHWPWEVSLRMENEHVCGGALINPSWVVTAAHCIRGTKEYWVMLGTSKLQPMNFTRALRIPVKDIIMHPKYWGRNFIIGDVALLRLHTPVVFNNYVQPICLPEPNFNLKVGTQCWVTGWSQVKQRFSADSVLTTELQEAEVFIMDNKKCDRIYHRKSVFPRVIRLVLRNMICATNYEENLCNGDSGGPLACKVENRWILAGVLSWEKACEKAQNPGVYTRVTKYTKWIQKQMSNGALAGPCASAWLLFLCRLLHSWVGP is encoded by the exons ATGACCCGCCATTGGCCCTGGGAAGTGAGCCTCCGGATGGAGAATGAGCACGTGTGCGGAGGGGCCCTCATTAACCCCAGCTGGGTGGTGACTGCTGCCCACTGCATCCGAGG AACCAAGGAGTACTGGGTGATGCTTGGCACCTCCAAGCTGCAGCCTATGAACTTCACCAGGGCCCTCAGGATCCCTGTGAAGGACATCATTATGCACCCCAAGTACTGGGGCCGGAATTTCATCATAGGTGATGTCGCCCTTCTCCGCCTTCACACTCCCGTCGTCTTCAACAACTATGTGCAGCCCATCTGTCTCCCCGAGCCCAACTTCAACCTGAAGGTTGGGACGCAGTGCTGGGTGACTGGCTGGAGCCAGGTTAAACAAAGGTTTTCAG CTGACTCCGTGCTGACCACAGAGCTGCAGGAGGCCGAGGTGTTTATCATGGACAATAAGAAGTGTGACCGGATCTACCACAGGAAGTCCGTCTTCCCCCGAGTTATCCGCCTTGTCCTGAGGAACATGATCTGTGCCACCAACTATGAAGAAAACTTGTGCAAT GGGGATTCCGGGGGGCCGTTGGCTTGCAAAGTTGAGAACAGATGGATTCTGGCTGGGGTGTTATCCTGGGAAAAGGCCTGCGAGAAAGCACAGAATCCAGGCGTGTACACCCGCGTCACCAAATACACCAAATGGATCCAGAAGCAAATGAGCAATGGAGCCCTCGCAGGTCCCTGCGCCTCTGCCTGGCTCCTATTCCTGTGCAGGCTGCTGCACTCCTGGGTGGGCCCCTGA